A genomic window from Nocardioides rotundus includes:
- a CDS encoding transposase translates to MAAQRKYPLELKDRATRLAVEARRDPASKVGAIKRIGDQLGVHPEALRTWVKQAEIDGGVVPGTASADAARIAELERENRELRRANTILKQASAFFAAELDRPAR, encoded by the coding sequence ATGGCTGCGCAGCGTAAGTACCCGTTGGAGTTGAAGGATCGTGCGACTCGGTTGGCGGTGGAGGCTCGGCGGGACCCGGCCTCGAAGGTCGGGGCGATCAAGCGGATCGGTGACCAGCTCGGGGTGCATCCGGAAGCGTTGCGGACCTGGGTGAAGCAGGCCGAGATCGACGGCGGGGTGGTGCCGGGAACAGCCTCGGCTGATGCGGCCCGGATCGCTGAGCTGGAGCGGGAGAACCGTGAGCTCCGGCGGGCGAACACGATCTTGAAGCAGGCCTCGGCTTTCTTCGCGGCGGAGCTGGACCGTCCGGCGAGGTAG
- a CDS encoding single-stranded DNA-binding protein, with protein sequence MPMPTKPGVSGFIASDPTLSFTRYGDARFYARVGLHQDAERDEQGNFHEVEPYFTDLIMFGPSAERAHATYQKGDNFIAQGQERTYTQNVDGEQVTREQFRASTIGPNGNITTFSIDRTPQAERETPAVDATARESTSQQASAVDAEAAEKEPADPVADVLAERESQVAPEPVSSPAPSAQEREPVAR encoded by the coding sequence ATGCCTATGCCGACCAAGCCCGGCGTGTCCGGGTTCATCGCATCCGACCCGACCCTGTCCTTCACCCGGTACGGCGACGCCCGCTTCTACGCCCGCGTCGGCCTCCACCAGGACGCCGAGCGCGACGAACAGGGCAACTTCCACGAGGTCGAGCCGTACTTCACCGACCTGATCATGTTCGGCCCCTCGGCCGAGCGGGCGCACGCCACCTACCAGAAGGGCGACAACTTCATCGCCCAGGGCCAGGAACGCACGTATACGCAGAACGTCGACGGCGAGCAGGTGACCCGCGAGCAGTTCCGGGCCAGCACGATCGGCCCGAACGGCAACATCACCACCTTCAGCATCGACCGCACCCCGCAGGCCGAGCGCGAGACCCCGGCCGTCGACGCCACCGCACGCGAAAGCACCTCACAGCAGGCGTCGGCCGTCGACGCAGAGGCGGCCGAGAAGGAGCCCGCGGACCCGGTGGCCGACGTGCTCGCCGAGCGCGAATCCCAGGTCGCCCCCGAACCCGTCTCCAGCCCGGCGCCGTCGGCGCAGGAACGCGAACCCGTCGCCCGATGA
- a CDS encoding histidine phosphatase family protein — MTEAAAPRTLVLVRHGQTAWNYLGRAQGHIDVELDETGHGQASSVAPTLAAMRPSRLWTSDLTRARQSMAYVEKRTGLVATPDPRLREFDLGVRSGLTIPEFAQRFPEEHAAWLRDDESLLVRGSESTVQVRARLAAVLTECLDELAPGETGIVMMHGASGMVGIAALLGWSDDARRHLRGMDNCGWAVLAEHPHKGGLRLAAYNVTGGRQFTGTEPAGVDFASGTDAR, encoded by the coding sequence ATGACTGAGGCGGCTGCACCCCGCACCCTCGTCCTGGTCCGGCACGGGCAGACCGCCTGGAACTACCTCGGGCGGGCCCAGGGGCACATCGACGTCGAGCTGGACGAGACCGGCCACGGCCAGGCCTCCAGCGTCGCCCCGACCCTCGCGGCGATGCGGCCCTCGCGGCTGTGGACCAGCGACCTGACCCGCGCGCGCCAGTCGATGGCGTACGTCGAGAAGCGGACCGGCCTGGTCGCGACCCCGGACCCGCGGCTGCGTGAGTTCGACCTGGGTGTGCGCTCGGGGCTGACGATCCCGGAGTTCGCCCAGCGCTTCCCCGAGGAGCACGCGGCCTGGCTGCGCGACGACGAGTCGCTGCTGGTGCGCGGGTCGGAGAGCACGGTGCAGGTACGGGCCCGGCTCGCGGCCGTGCTCACCGAGTGCCTGGACGAGCTGGCGCCGGGGGAGACCGGCATCGTGATGATGCACGGCGCCTCCGGCATGGTCGGCATCGCGGCGCTGCTCGGGTGGAGCGACGACGCCCGACGCCACCTCCGCGGGATGGACAACTGCGGCTGGGCGGTCCTCGCGGAGCACCCGCACAAGGGCGGGCTGCGGCTGGCGGCCTACAACGTGACGGGCGGTCGGCAGTTCACCGGGACCGAGCCTGCGGGGGTCGATTTCGCGTCGGGCACCGACGCCCGCTAA
- the rsfS gene encoding ribosome silencing factor gives MTATDHALELVRVAALAAADKLAKDVVAFDVSDQLAITDAFLVASGSNDRQVRAIVEEVEDRLREVDAKPIRREGHREGRWVLLDYGDLVVHVLHEEERQFYALERLWRDTPSIELPAEVTAAHD, from the coding sequence ATGACCGCCACCGACCACGCTCTGGAGCTGGTCCGGGTCGCCGCGCTCGCCGCGGCCGACAAGCTCGCGAAGGACGTCGTCGCGTTCGACGTCAGCGACCAGCTCGCGATCACCGACGCCTTCCTCGTCGCCTCCGGCAGCAACGACCGGCAGGTCCGCGCGATCGTCGAGGAGGTCGAGGACAGGCTGCGCGAGGTCGACGCCAAGCCGATCCGTCGCGAGGGGCACCGCGAGGGTCGCTGGGTGCTGCTGGACTACGGCGACCTGGTGGTGCACGTCCTGCACGAGGAGGAGCGGCAGTTCTACGCCCTCGAGCGGCTCTGGCGCGACACCCCCTCCATCGAGCTGCCGGCCGAGGTCACGGCCGCCCATGACTGA
- the nadD gene encoding nicotinate-nucleotide adenylyltransferase: MEGRSRRVGVMGGTFDPIHHGHLVAASEVQSWFDLDEVIFVPTGAPWQKSDREVSPAEDRYLMTVVATAANPRFTVSRVDIDRNGPTYTIDTLRDLRAEMPDAELYFITGADALADIFTWRDADELFSLANFVGCTRPGYAMDPETLAKIPADRVTMVEIPALAISSTDCRERKKRGEPVWYLVPDGVVQYIAKHNLYPGPDPVPTDWEHPA; this comes from the coding sequence ATCGAGGGCCGGTCACGCCGCGTGGGCGTGATGGGCGGGACGTTCGACCCCATCCACCACGGCCACCTGGTCGCAGCCTCGGAGGTGCAGTCCTGGTTCGACCTGGACGAGGTGATCTTCGTCCCGACCGGTGCGCCCTGGCAGAAGTCCGACCGTGAGGTGAGCCCGGCGGAGGACCGCTACCTGATGACGGTGGTGGCGACCGCGGCCAACCCGCGGTTCACCGTCTCCCGCGTGGACATCGACCGCAACGGGCCGACGTACACCATCGACACCCTGCGGGACCTGCGCGCCGAGATGCCGGACGCGGAGCTCTACTTCATCACCGGCGCGGACGCGCTGGCCGACATCTTCACCTGGCGCGACGCCGACGAGCTGTTCTCCCTGGCGAACTTCGTGGGCTGTACCCGCCCCGGCTATGCGATGGATCCTGAGACGCTCGCCAAGATCCCGGCCGACAGGGTCACCATGGTGGAGATCCCCGCCCTGGCCATCTCCTCCACCGACTGCCGCGAGCGCAAGAAGCGCGGCGAGCCGGTGTGGTACCTCGTGCCGGACGGCGTCGTCCAGTACATCGCCAAGCACAACCTCTACCCGGGTCCCGACCCGGTGCCGACCGATTGGGAGCACCCCGCATGA
- a CDS encoding glutamate-5-semialdehyde dehydrogenase — translation MDVTAELEAVARRARTASLDLALATRAAKDSALRAMADRLEERAQDVLTANAEDLARAEESGTPDHLLDRLRLTEERVAGMAEGLREVAGLPDPVGEVLRGGTLANGLELRQVRVPFGVVGMIYEARPNVTADAAGICLKSGNAVLLRGSSSARSSNAAIAGVLRDAVESTGLPADAIQLVPGDSHDAVKALMRARGLVDVLVPRGGAGLISSVVEQSTVPVIETGVGNCHVYVDRAADLDKALAIVLNAKTHRPSVCNAAESLLVHADVAGEFLPRVVRALQEAGVTVHGDAAFAAYDGVLPAGEEDWDTEYLALELAAAVVPSLDAALEHIREHSTQHSEAIVTEDQGAARRFTAAVDAAAVLVNASTRFTDGGEFGFGAEIGISTQKLHARGPMGLPEMTSTKYVVTGDGHVR, via the coding sequence ATGGACGTCACCGCGGAGCTGGAGGCCGTCGCCCGTCGTGCGCGCACGGCGAGCCTGGACCTGGCGCTGGCCACGCGTGCGGCGAAGGACTCCGCGCTGAGGGCCATGGCCGACCGCCTGGAGGAGCGGGCCCAGGACGTGCTGACGGCCAACGCCGAGGACCTCGCCCGCGCGGAGGAGTCCGGCACGCCCGACCACCTGCTCGACCGGCTCCGGCTGACCGAGGAGCGGGTCGCCGGCATGGCCGAGGGGCTGCGCGAGGTCGCCGGCCTGCCCGACCCAGTCGGCGAGGTGCTGCGCGGTGGCACCCTGGCCAACGGGCTGGAGCTGCGCCAGGTCCGCGTCCCCTTCGGCGTGGTGGGGATGATCTACGAGGCCCGGCCCAACGTGACCGCCGACGCCGCCGGGATCTGCCTGAAGTCCGGGAACGCCGTCCTGCTGCGCGGGTCCTCCTCGGCCCGGTCCAGCAACGCCGCGATCGCCGGCGTGCTGCGCGACGCGGTGGAGTCGACCGGCCTGCCCGCGGACGCGATCCAGCTGGTGCCGGGGGACTCCCACGACGCGGTGAAGGCGCTGATGCGGGCCCGCGGGCTGGTCGACGTCCTGGTCCCGCGCGGGGGAGCCGGGCTGATCAGCTCCGTCGTCGAGCAGTCGACCGTGCCGGTGATCGAGACCGGCGTCGGCAACTGTCATGTGTACGTCGACCGGGCAGCCGACCTGGACAAGGCGCTGGCCATCGTGCTGAACGCCAAGACCCACCGCCCGAGCGTGTGCAACGCGGCGGAGTCCCTGCTGGTGCATGCCGACGTGGCCGGGGAGTTCCTGCCCCGGGTGGTGCGGGCGCTGCAGGAGGCCGGGGTGACGGTGCACGGGGATGCGGCGTTCGCGGCGTACGACGGCGTGCTGCCCGCAGGCGAGGAGGACTGGGACACCGAGTACCTCGCCCTCGAGCTGGCGGCGGCCGTCGTACCCTCCCTCGACGCGGCGCTGGAGCACATCCGAGAGCACTCCACCCAGCACAGCGAGGCGATCGTCACCGAGGACCAGGGCGCGGCACGCCGGTTCACGGCGGCCGTGGACGCGGCGGCGGTGCTGGTCAACGCCTCGACGCGCTTCACCGACGGGGGAGAGTTCGGCTTCGGTGCGGAGATCGGGATCTCCACCCAGAAGCTGCACGCCCGCGGTCCGATGGGCCTGCCGGAGATGACGTCGACGAAGTACGTCGTCACCGGTGACGGTCACGTCCGCTGA
- a CDS encoding electron transfer flavoprotein subunit alpha/FixB family protein: MSEVLVLIDHADGKVRKPTFELLTLARRLGEPSAVFIGPADQADAAVEAVKQYGAEKVYTIDDAEIRGFLVAPKAEALQQLAEKTSPAAILIPSTVEGKEVAGRLAIKLDSGLITDAVDVEEGPVTTQSVFAGNYTVKAKVTQGTPIITVKPNSATPEAADGAAAREDFAATVSDAAKGAQIVASQPRKATGRPELTEAAIVVAGGRGTGGNFEPVEKLADSLGAAVGASRAAVDSGWIQHSFQIGQTGKTVSPQLYIAGGISGAIQHRAGMQTSKTIVAVNKDEEAPIFELVDFGVVGDLHSVFPSVAEKTEERKG; encoded by the coding sequence ATGTCTGAGGTTCTGGTCCTGATCGACCACGCGGACGGCAAGGTCCGCAAGCCCACCTTCGAGCTGCTGACCCTGGCCCGCCGCCTCGGCGAGCCCTCGGCCGTCTTCATCGGCCCGGCCGACCAGGCCGACGCCGCCGTCGAGGCCGTCAAGCAGTACGGCGCGGAGAAGGTCTACACCATCGACGACGCCGAGATCCGCGGCTTCCTGGTGGCCCCCAAGGCCGAGGCGCTGCAGCAGCTGGCGGAGAAGACCTCGCCGGCCGCGATCCTCATCCCCTCCACCGTCGAGGGCAAGGAGGTCGCCGGGCGGCTGGCGATCAAGCTCGACTCCGGGCTGATCACCGACGCCGTCGACGTCGAGGAGGGCCCCGTCACGACCCAGTCCGTCTTCGCGGGCAACTACACGGTCAAGGCGAAGGTCACCCAGGGCACGCCGATCATCACGGTCAAGCCCAACTCCGCGACCCCGGAGGCGGCCGACGGCGCCGCGGCCCGCGAGGACTTCGCGGCCACCGTGTCCGACGCCGCCAAGGGCGCGCAGATCGTGGCCTCGCAGCCGCGGAAGGCGACCGGCCGCCCCGAGCTGACCGAGGCCGCGATCGTGGTCGCCGGCGGTCGTGGCACCGGCGGCAACTTCGAGCCGGTGGAGAAGCTGGCCGACTCCCTGGGCGCCGCCGTGGGCGCGTCCCGCGCGGCCGTCGACTCCGGCTGGATCCAGCACTCCTTCCAGATCGGGCAGACCGGCAAGACCGTCTCGCCGCAGCTCTACATCGCCGGCGGCATCTCCGGTGCGATCCAGCACCGGGCCGGCATGCAGACCTCCAAGACGATCGTCGCGGTCAACAAGGACGAGGAGGCGCCGATCTTCGAGCTGGTCGACTTCGGCGTCGTGGGCGACCTGCACTCGGTGTTCCCCTCCGTGGCCGAGAAGACCGAGGAGCGCAAGGGCTGA
- a CDS encoding electron transfer flavoprotein subunit beta/FixA family protein produces MKYVPDATGDRRFESDNTVDREGVDGLLSELDEYAVEQALQLKEKAGDDTTVTALSVGPEAGVDAVRKALQMGADSGVHVVDDAVAGSDAIATSLVLAKAVEKISGENKVDLVVCGMGSTDGAMGVVPAMLAERLGLPQVTMASVIESQGDQVRVKRDGDTATEVVGATMPLVLSVTDQSGEARYPSFKGIMAAKKKPLETYSLSDIGVEADKVGLAVAWTQVEDTTERPPRTQGEVVTDEDGSGAQALVDFLASKKFI; encoded by the coding sequence GTGAAGTACGTGCCGGACGCGACAGGCGACCGGCGGTTCGAGTCGGACAACACCGTGGACCGCGAGGGCGTCGACGGGCTGCTCTCCGAGCTCGACGAGTACGCCGTCGAGCAGGCGCTGCAGCTGAAGGAGAAGGCCGGTGACGACACCACGGTGACCGCCCTGTCCGTCGGCCCCGAGGCCGGCGTCGACGCGGTGCGCAAGGCGCTGCAGATGGGCGCGGACTCCGGCGTGCACGTGGTCGACGACGCGGTCGCCGGCTCCGACGCGATCGCCACCTCGCTGGTGCTGGCCAAGGCCGTGGAGAAGATCTCCGGCGAGAACAAGGTCGACCTGGTGGTGTGCGGCATGGGCTCCACCGACGGCGCCATGGGCGTCGTCCCCGCCATGCTCGCCGAGCGCCTCGGGCTGCCCCAGGTCACCATGGCCTCGGTCATCGAGAGCCAGGGCGACCAGGTGCGGGTCAAGCGCGACGGCGACACCGCCACCGAGGTCGTCGGCGCCACCATGCCGCTCGTGCTGAGCGTGACCGACCAGTCCGGCGAGGCCCGCTACCCCTCCTTCAAGGGGATCATGGCGGCGAAGAAGAAGCCGCTGGAGACCTACTCGCTCTCCGACATCGGCGTCGAGGCCGACAAGGTCGGCCTGGCCGTGGCGTGGACGCAGGTGGAGGACACCACCGAGCGCCCGCCGCGCACGCAGGGCGAGGTCGTCACCGACGAGGACGGCTCGGGCGCGCAGGCGCTGGTCGACTTCCTCGCGTCGAAGAAGTTCATCTGA